A region from the Spiroplasma taiwanense CT-1 genome encodes:
- a CDS encoding aldose epimerase family protein, translating to MLVLEKDNIKILVSINPFEIKSIKFENKEILYQQENNWKKTWPILFPICGTLKSNLKVDGKEIFLKRHGFFNEIIDWKILEHSQKGILTEFISKDKLINQFPYKFKILLDLQIINNQINFDITIENIDNKKMFFSFGHHPGFIINDNTEIIFNKKQQYCSDFKRGLIISKQSNFFEIEKLNKNDLSFKNSDSYLVRENNCDRVSIKNDFVEYELIFENYKSLILWSESNEANFLCIEPWNGLPDFEEKKSDELKDKEGILKLEVNEIKKFEYKIIFKNGEQN from the coding sequence ATGTTAGTTTTGGAAAAGGATAATATAAAAATTTTGGTTTCAATTAATCCATTTGAAATAAAAAGTATAAAATTTGAAAATAAGGAAATTCTTTATCAACAAGAAAATAATTGAAAGAAAACTTGACCTATTCTTTTTCCAATTTGTGGAACTTTAAAAAGTAATTTAAAAGTAGATGGAAAAGAAATTTTTTTAAAAAGACATGGTTTTTTTAATGAAATTATTGATTGAAAAATTTTAGAACATTCACAAAAAGGAATATTAACTGAATTTATTTCAAAAGACAAACTTATTAATCAATTTCCATACAAATTTAAGATTTTATTAGATTTGCAAATTATTAATAATCAAATTAATTTTGATATAACTATTGAAAATATAGATAATAAAAAAATGTTTTTTTCATTTGGACATCATCCAGGTTTTATTATAAATGATAATACTGAAATTATTTTTAATAAGAAACAACAGTATTGTTCTGATTTTAAACGTGGATTAATAATTTCCAAACAAAGTAATTTTTTTGAGATAGAAAAATTAAATAAAAATGACTTATCCTTTAAAAATTCAGATTCTTATTTAGTAAGAGAAAATAATTGTGATAGAGTATCTATTAAAAATGATTTTGTAGAATATGAATTAATTTTTGAAAATTATAAAAGTCTTATTTTATGATCTGAAAGTAATGAAGCAAATTTTTTATGTATTGAACCATGAAATGGACTTCCTGACTTTGAAGAAAAAAAATCTGATGAATTAAAAGATAAGGAAGGTATTTTAAAATTAGAAGTAAATGAAATTAAAAAATTTGAATATAAGATTATTTTTAAAAATGGAGAACAAAATTAA
- the ispG gene encoding flavodoxin-dependent (E)-4-hydroxy-3-methylbut-2-enyl-diphosphate synthase, which translates to MHLRKNTKPVMVGNVQIGGNDKVVIQSMTTTKTHDIEKTVDQINELFKEGCQIARVAVLGIDDANALSEIVKKSPIPVVADIHFNYKFALIAADAGCAKIRINPGNIGIEENTIAVVEKCKEKNIPIRIGVNSGSLPKNMVAKYGWTPKAMVESLRTHIEILEKYNFTNIIYSLKATDPLMAIEAYELASQYWSYPAHLGITEAGSLLNGAIKSSFGLGYLLFKGIGSTIRISLSEDPVEEIKVAKRLLNSMGLFENMVEVIACPTCGRLEFALRDVVKEIEEFVEKLQFPLKVAILGCVVNGPGEASQADIGIAGGNKGGIIFKKGKIYKTVSQDLLVPELKELILEYYDIWKNGEQN; encoded by the coding sequence ATGCATTTAAGAAAAAATACAAAACCTGTTATGGTAGGAAATGTTCAAATTGGTGGAAATGACAAAGTGGTAATTCAATCAATGACCACAACAAAAACTCATGATATTGAAAAGACAGTAGACCAAATTAATGAATTATTCAAAGAAGGTTGTCAAATAGCAAGAGTTGCTGTATTGGGAATTGATGATGCAAATGCTTTAAGTGAAATTGTTAAAAAATCTCCAATTCCTGTAGTTGCAGATATCCATTTTAATTATAAATTTGCATTAATTGCAGCTGATGCAGGATGTGCAAAAATAAGAATTAATCCTGGGAATATTGGAATTGAAGAAAATACAATTGCTGTTGTTGAGAAATGTAAAGAAAAAAATATTCCAATTAGAATAGGTGTTAATTCAGGTAGCTTGCCAAAAAATATGGTAGCAAAATATGGTTGAACTCCAAAAGCAATGGTTGAATCTCTTAGAACACATATTGAAATTCTTGAAAAATATAATTTTACAAATATAATTTACTCTTTAAAAGCAACAGACCCTTTAATGGCAATTGAAGCATATGAATTAGCAAGTCAATATTGAAGTTATCCCGCACATTTAGGAATTACTGAAGCAGGTAGTCTACTAAATGGTGCTATTAAATCAAGTTTTGGATTAGGTTATCTGCTTTTTAAGGGTATTGGTAGTACAATAAGAATCAGTTTAAGTGAAGATCCAGTGGAAGAAATAAAAGTAGCTAAAAGATTATTAAATTCTATGGGCCTCTTTGAAAATATGGTTGAGGTTATTGCGTGTCCAACTTGTGGGAGATTAGAATTTGCTTTAAGAGATGTCGTTAAAGAAATTGAAGAATTTGTAGAAAAATTGCAATTCCCCCTAAAAGTTGCAATTTTGGGATGTGTAGTTAACGGACCTGGTGAAGCAAGTCAAGCAGATATTGGAATTGCTGGTGGAAATAAAGGTGGAATTATTTTTAAGAAGGGAAAAATTTATAAGACTGTATCTCAGGATTTACTTGTTCCTGAACTTAAAGAATTAATTTTAGAATATTATGATATATGAAAAAATGGAGAGCAAAATTAA
- a CDS encoding segregation and condensation protein A, whose translation MQKWNEIQLNNFNGPLDLLLHLIKEKEINIMDINLLELSNQYVNYIREIELLDLEIASEYLVMSAYLIELKSKLLIPKEEVNIDDNYEELERQDLIRRLIEYHKIKEVTNFFKTKQEDYLKGFSKIKTIIRIAKIDDNELPLAENNINIDKFSNIFLKAIEKNKFKKMEINTIKAEEISPEKISEEIKLFLKNNNVSEIDLVKLIELKEFSIKVMVATFLAVLDLAAKKIITVSQNENEVIVKYIG comes from the coding sequence ATGCAAAAATGAAATGAAATACAATTAAATAATTTTAATGGTCCATTAGATCTTTTGCTTCATTTAATTAAAGAAAAAGAAATTAATATTATGGATATTAATTTACTTGAATTATCAAATCAATATGTAAATTATATTAGAGAAATTGAACTTTTAGATTTAGAAATTGCAAGTGAATATTTAGTTATGTCAGCTTATTTAATTGAGTTAAAATCAAAATTATTAATTCCAAAAGAGGAAGTCAATATTGATGATAATTATGAAGAATTAGAAAGACAAGATTTAATCAGAAGATTAATTGAGTATCACAAAATTAAAGAAGTAACAAATTTTTTTAAAACAAAACAAGAAGATTATTTAAAGGGTTTTAGTAAAATAAAAACAATAATTAGAATTGCAAAAATCGATGATAATGAGTTGCCATTAGCAGAAAATAATATTAATATTGATAAATTTTCAAATATTTTTTTAAAAGCAATAGAAAAAAATAAATTTAAAAAAATGGAAATTAATACTATTAAAGCAGAAGAAATTTCGCCAGAAAAAATTTCAGAAGAAATTAAATTATTTTTAAAAAATAATAACGTTAGTGAAATTGATTTAGTGAAATTGATTGAGTTAAAAGAATTTTCAATAAAAGTAATGGTTGCAACTTTTTTAGCAGTATTAGATTTAGCAGCTAAAAAAATAATTACAGTTTCTCAAAATGAAAATGAAGTTATTGTAAAATATATAGGTTAA
- a CDS encoding MFS cation transporter has protein sequence MQNWDLLIFFPILFIFAIFAISFMCYKEKMPKKSYILITQIILFWLIIGYIGNSLSNNISANKISSLSTYIILIIFSSSMFLIFLKPLATWTTGILKNRKIWMQISYTLTAINLVLLIFFSNNLTLWNIFLISIFYSLSLSTSTLYYLYFNEQFFYRIYTLPTTWIIFTLISFSTTFGLYLNILNFEIISLKFNMAIPIFLILLLIICFLFSFLQKENKNLVGSFDTEVISQLPKKNNLIFISIYLLVFLTSITGALNNSLIIKIYMALNFMKLDYLNSDIEIFLRINNFIYLIPSIIVSYFLYKYALNFLTQRDFLFINIFLLFIFYTILAFANNPFIFIAVNFFTGICINQILYSLFSICMFWNYRTPKNPVTGFWGSAYFGGQFLVISIEEILSKLKIGIFKDFSSVNELLSLRDNQNWQQFYSKFNDASTLCMTLACVFSLIVLLIFYFRNAQIFADFLNYRLAIQNLKIILKKRVIEKTKTQMKISIENFEESS, from the coding sequence ATGCAAAATTGAGACTTATTAATATTTTTTCCTATATTATTTATTTTTGCAATTTTTGCAATTTCTTTTATGTGTTATAAAGAAAAAATGCCTAAAAAAAGTTATATTTTAATTACGCAAATAATTTTATTTTGATTAATAATTGGATATATTGGAAATAGCTTATCCAATAATATTTCAGCTAATAAAATTAGCTCACTTTCAACATATATTATTTTAATTATTTTTAGTTCATCTATGTTTTTAATTTTCTTAAAACCATTAGCAACATGAACTACTGGTATTTTAAAAAATAGAAAAATTTGAATGCAAATTTCATATACATTAACTGCTATAAATTTAGTACTTTTGATTTTCTTTAGTAATAATTTAACTTTATGAAATATATTTCTTATTTCAATTTTCTATTCACTTTCTTTATCAACTTCAACATTATATTATTTATACTTTAATGAACAATTTTTTTATAGAATTTATACTTTGCCAACAACATGAATTATTTTTACATTAATATCTTTTTCAACTACTTTTGGATTGTATTTAAATATTTTAAATTTTGAAATTATAAGTTTGAAATTTAATATGGCAATTCCAATATTTCTTATTTTATTATTAATTATTTGTTTTTTATTTTCTTTTTTACAAAAAGAAAATAAAAATTTAGTTGGTTCCTTTGATACAGAAGTAATTTCTCAGTTACCTAAAAAAAATAATTTAATTTTTATATCAATTTATCTACTTGTATTTTTAACATCAATAACAGGTGCACTAAATAATTCATTAATTATAAAAATATATATGGCACTAAATTTTATGAAATTAGATTATTTAAATTCTGATATTGAAATATTTTTAAGAATTAATAATTTTATATATTTAATTCCCTCAATAATAGTTTCATATTTTTTATATAAATATGCTTTAAATTTTTTAACTCAAAGAGATTTTTTATTTATAAATATTTTTTTATTATTCATTTTTTATACAATATTGGCTTTTGCTAATAATCCTTTCATTTTTATTGCTGTTAATTTTTTTACAGGAATTTGTATAAATCAAATTTTATATTCTTTATTTTCTATATGCATGTTTTGAAATTATAGAACACCAAAAAATCCTGTAACTGGTTTTTGAGGTAGTGCTTATTTTGGAGGACAATTTTTAGTTATTTCAATTGAAGAAATTCTTTCAAAATTAAAAATTGGAATTTTTAAAGATTTTTCAAGTGTAAATGAATTACTTTCATTAAGAGATAATCAAAATTGGCAACAGTTTTATTCAAAATTTAATGATGCTTCAACTTTATGCATGACTTTAGCTTGTGTATTTTCATTAATTGTTTTATTAATATTTTATTTTAGAAATGCACAAATATTTGCAGATTTCTTAAATTATAGATTAGCTATACAAAATTTAAAAATTATATTAAAAAAACGTGTAATTGAAAAAACAAAAACACAAATGAAGATTTCAATAGAAAATTTTGAGGAGAGTTCTTAA